One segment of Nitrospirota bacterium DNA contains the following:
- the infB gene encoding translation initiation factor IF-2 — MANIRVHELSKRLGKSNKEVLVVLNKLGIPAKTHSSGVDEEAVRKVTEAFSRKAEKPAPKKAEAAPPGPREQKKPEARRPAKREKVEQKKEPGPGPKRAAPPARPPRREKKEQPRKAAPQHPASAKPKERKKPPQRPYTVGDVADILPEEETEMKVPDRFRKDMKGEKMEKFKGKPGMQRAFQAIRKIEPSKRHAAPPGLRRPAGGPAARERPRRHEKQMPTVTAPRKKSLKVHEGVTVKDFAETIGVKVGEVIKEFMKMGYMATVNQPVDLDAALLVADQMGLKLEVEQPEDLTTLPEMAAEEQGELRPRPPIVTIMGHVDHGKTSLLDAIRETKVIETEAGGITQHIGAYKVSLKGKEIVFLDTPGHEAFTALRARGAKVTDIVVLIVAADDGVKPQTVEAIDHARAAGVPIVVAVNKIDKPEANVQRVMGELAEHDVVPEAWGGQTIFAETSAKQRIGIESLLELILLQAEVLELKANPDRPAQGVIIEAELDRGRGPVATVLVQNGTLRVGDVFISGLQQGKVRALVDDMGRKIDRAVPSTPVEVLGFGNVPMAGDAFAVVEDEKKARQIVAGRLHKQRSLEVGARPKVTLDELYAKIKEGDIKDLNIIIKGDVQGSVEAIKDALEGITHPEVKVRVIHSGAGGINESDVMLASASDAIIIGFNVRPDAKASQTAEREGVDIELYNVIYEAIEDVKKALEGMLAPTIKENVLGRAEVRQTFQVSRVGTIAGCMVLDGLMSRNSDGLRVIRDSVVIYEGKIGSLKRFKEDAKEVQSGYECGITVENFNDIKVGDILENFVLEKVAARLS, encoded by the coding sequence ATGGCAAACATACGCGTTCACGAGCTTTCCAAGCGGCTGGGCAAGAGCAACAAAGAGGTCCTGGTCGTCCTCAATAAGCTGGGCATCCCGGCCAAGACGCATTCCTCGGGGGTGGATGAAGAGGCCGTACGGAAGGTGACCGAGGCCTTCTCCCGCAAGGCGGAAAAGCCCGCCCCCAAAAAGGCGGAAGCGGCCCCGCCGGGTCCCCGGGAGCAGAAGAAGCCCGAGGCGCGCCGGCCCGCCAAGCGCGAAAAGGTGGAGCAGAAGAAGGAGCCCGGCCCCGGACCAAAGCGCGCCGCCCCGCCGGCCAGGCCCCCCCGCCGGGAGAAGAAAGAGCAGCCCCGCAAGGCAGCCCCTCAGCATCCCGCTTCTGCCAAGCCCAAGGAGAGGAAGAAGCCCCCGCAGCGCCCCTACACCGTGGGAGACGTGGCCGACATCCTTCCGGAAGAGGAGACCGAGATGAAGGTGCCGGACCGGTTCCGCAAGGACATGAAGGGCGAGAAGATGGAGAAGTTCAAGGGCAAGCCCGGCATGCAGCGGGCCTTCCAGGCCATCCGGAAGATAGAGCCCTCCAAGCGGCACGCCGCCCCGCCGGGGCTGAGGAGGCCCGCCGGAGGCCCGGCAGCCAGGGAAAGGCCCCGCAGGCACGAAAAGCAGATGCCCACGGTGACCGCCCCCCGGAAGAAGAGCCTCAAGGTCCATGAGGGCGTCACCGTCAAGGACTTTGCCGAGACCATCGGCGTCAAGGTGGGCGAGGTCATCAAGGAGTTCATGAAGATGGGCTACATGGCCACGGTCAACCAGCCCGTGGACCTCGATGCCGCCCTTCTGGTGGCCGACCAGATGGGCCTGAAGCTCGAGGTGGAGCAGCCCGAGGACCTCACCACCCTGCCCGAGATGGCCGCCGAGGAGCAGGGCGAGCTCCGGCCCCGCCCCCCCATCGTCACCATCATGGGACACGTGGACCACGGGAAGACCTCCCTGCTGGACGCCATCCGGGAGACCAAGGTCATCGAGACCGAGGCCGGGGGCATAACCCAGCACATCGGGGCGTACAAGGTCTCCCTGAAGGGCAAGGAGATAGTCTTCCTGGACACCCCGGGGCACGAGGCCTTCACCGCGCTCCGGGCCCGGGGGGCCAAGGTGACGGACATCGTGGTGCTCATCGTGGCGGCCGACGACGGCGTGAAGCCCCAGACCGTGGAGGCCATAGACCACGCCCGGGCCGCCGGCGTGCCCATCGTGGTCGCCGTCAACAAGATAGACAAGCCCGAGGCCAACGTGCAGCGCGTGATGGGCGAGCTGGCCGAGCACGACGTGGTGCCCGAGGCCTGGGGCGGGCAGACCATCTTCGCCGAGACGAGCGCCAAGCAGCGCATCGGCATAGAGAGCCTCCTGGAGCTCATCCTGCTTCAGGCCGAGGTCCTGGAGCTGAAGGCCAACCCCGACCGCCCGGCCCAGGGCGTCATCATCGAGGCCGAGCTGGACAGGGGGCGCGGCCCCGTGGCCACGGTGCTCGTGCAAAACGGCACCCTTCGGGTGGGAGACGTCTTCATCTCCGGACTTCAGCAGGGCAAGGTACGCGCCCTGGTGGACGACATGGGCAGAAAGATAGACAGGGCCGTCCCCTCCACGCCGGTGGAGGTCCTGGGCTTCGGCAACGTCCCCATGGCCGGCGACGCCTTCGCCGTGGTGGAGGACGAGAAGAAGGCCCGGCAGATAGTGGCGGGCCGCCTGCACAAGCAGCGCTCCCTGGAGGTGGGCGCCAGGCCGAAGGTCACCCTGGACGAGCTGTACGCCAAGATCAAGGAAGGCGACATCAAGGACCTGAACATCATCATCAAGGGCGACGTGCAGGGCTCCGTCGAGGCCATCAAGGACGCCCTGGAGGGCATCACCCATCCCGAGGTCAAGGTGCGGGTGATACACTCCGGCGCCGGCGGCATCAACGAGTCCGACGTCATGCTGGCCAGCGCCTCCGACGCCATCATCATCGGCTTCAACGTCCGCCCGGACGCCAAGGCCTCCCAGACGGCGGAGCGCGAGGGCGTGGACATCGAGCTGTACAACGTCATCTACGAGGCCATCGAGGACGTCAAGAAGGCCCTGGAGGGCATGCTGGCCCCCACCATCAAGGAAAACGTCCTGGGGCGGGCCGAGGTCCGCCAGACCTTCCAGGTCTCTCGCGTGGGGACCATCGCCGGCTGCATGGTCCTGGACGGCTTGATGAGCCGCAACAGCGACGGCCTGCGGGTCATCCGCGACAGCGTGGTCATCTACGAGGGCAAGATAGGCAGCCTCAAGCGCTTCAAGGAAGACGCCAAGGAAGTGCAGAGCGGCTACGAATGCGGCATCACGGTGGAGAATTTCAACGACATCAAGGTGGGCGACATCCTGGAGAACTTCGTCCTGGAGAAGGTTGCCGCCCGCCTCTCGTGA
- the rbfA gene encoding 30S ribosome-binding factor RbfA, translated as MLPYKRSERVAHLLREEIAEIITSKAKDPRLAFVTVTEVDVTPDLRLARVYVSTLKDEEKDDVLEVLGKVRPFIRQELGRRLRMKVIPDLEFRIDTSVGYGQHIEKILRDLKKEEQ; from the coding sequence ATGCTGCCCTACAAGCGCTCCGAGCGTGTGGCCCACCTTCTGAGGGAGGAAATCGCAGAGATAATCACAAGCAAGGCGAAGGACCCCCGCCTCGCGTTCGTCACCGTAACGGAGGTGGATGTCACGCCGGACCTGCGCCTGGCCCGCGTCTATGTGAGCACCCTCAAGGACGAGGAGAAGGACGATGTCCTGGAAGTCCTCGGCAAGGTCCGCCCTTTCATCCGGCAGGAGCTGGGCAGGAGGCTTCGGATGAAGGTCATCCCCGACCTGGAGTTCCGCATCGACACTTCGGTGGGCTACGGCCAGCACATCGAGAAGATTCTCAGGGACCTCAAGAAGGAGGAGCAATGA
- a CDS encoding bifunctional oligoribonuclease/PAP phosphatase NrnA → MNGRDAMARFLMEQHHLLLACHVSPDGDTLGSALALAEGLRGMGKEAVVMSTDRIPEPYDFLPGQEKVTDTVPEGFERKAAVVLLDCNRPDRAGLTGRTFARSAVIDHHETGSDFGDVTWVESSYAATALMVLELLKALGIALTPAMATNLYTGLAVDTGTFRYANTTPLALRAAAALVEAGANAGSVANNLYRNWTPNKFDLLCLNLSTMEVADGVGVSAISQEMFEKTGTTALDTESFVNFPLLIKGIGVSILMREVQKDTWKVSLRSKGRVNVARVAQEFGGGGHENAAGCTLNGGREEIRERLTEAVKARTAAKT, encoded by the coding sequence ATGAACGGCCGGGACGCCATGGCCCGGTTTCTCATGGAGCAGCACCACCTCCTCCTTGCCTGCCACGTCAGCCCCGACGGCGACACCCTGGGCTCGGCCCTGGCCCTTGCAGAAGGCCTGAGGGGCATGGGCAAGGAGGCCGTGGTCATGAGCACCGACCGGATACCGGAGCCCTACGACTTTCTCCCCGGCCAAGAGAAGGTCACCGACACGGTGCCCGAGGGGTTCGAGCGGAAGGCCGCGGTGGTGCTCCTGGACTGTAACAGGCCCGACAGGGCCGGCCTCACGGGAAGGACCTTCGCCCGGAGCGCCGTCATCGACCACCACGAGACGGGCTCGGACTTCGGCGACGTGACCTGGGTGGAGTCCTCCTACGCGGCCACGGCCCTCATGGTCCTGGAGCTTCTGAAGGCCCTGGGGATCGCCCTCACACCCGCCATGGCCACCAACCTTTACACCGGCCTGGCCGTGGACACCGGCACGTTCCGCTACGCCAACACCACGCCCCTGGCCCTGAGGGCGGCGGCCGCGCTCGTGGAGGCCGGGGCCAACGCCGGGAGCGTGGCAAACAACCTCTATCGCAACTGGACCCCCAACAAGTTCGACCTTCTCTGCCTGAACCTCTCCACTATGGAGGTCGCCGACGGCGTGGGGGTCTCGGCCATCTCGCAGGAGATGTTCGAGAAGACCGGCACAACCGCTCTGGACACGGAGAGTTTCGTCAACTTCCCCCTCCTCATAAAAGGCATCGGGGTCTCCATCCTGATGCGGGAGGTGCAGAAGGACACCTGGAAGGTCAGCCTCCGGAGCAAGGGCAGGGTCAACGTGGCCCGGGTGGCCCAGGAGTTCGGCGGCGGCGGGCACGAAAACGCCGCGGGGTGCACCCTCAACGGCGGCAGGGAAGAGATCAGGGAAAGGCTCACCGAGGCCGTCAAGGCCCGTACCGCGGCAAAGACGTAA
- the rpsU gene encoding 30S ribosomal protein S21 gives MEVTVQNDLEAALRQLRKKLQKEGVLGELKKRRHYEKPSVKEKNKRREAQRRRAKRARRRKVRTR, from the coding sequence GTGGAAGTAACGGTCCAGAACGACCTGGAAGCGGCTCTCAGGCAGCTCAGGAAAAAGCTCCAGAAGGAAGGCGTCCTGGGCGAACTGAAAAAAAGGCGTCACTACGAGAAGCCCTCGGTCAAGGAGAAGAACAAGCGCAGGGAGGCCCAGAGAAGAAGAGCGAAAAGGGCCCGGAGGCGGAAGGTGCGCACCCGCTGA
- a CDS encoding RNA-binding protein yields MAKKLYIGNLSYEATEEDLRELFLRIGQVQSVKVVTDPATGRSRGFGFVEMGSEEEAQRAMQELDGTTFMNRALLVKEARPQAERERRGRGPGGPGRGGRPQRRSEWK; encoded by the coding sequence ATGGCAAAAAAGCTCTATATCGGAAACCTTTCCTATGAAGCGACCGAGGAGGACCTCAGAGAGCTCTTCCTGCGCATCGGGCAGGTGCAGTCCGTCAAGGTCGTGACCGACCCGGCGACGGGGCGCTCGCGGGGGTTCGGCTTCGTGGAAATGGGCTCCGAGGAGGAGGCCCAGCGGGCGATGCAGGAACTCGACGGCACCACCTTCATGAACAGGGCGCTCCTGGTCAAGGAGGCCCGCCCCCAGGCCGAGAGGGAAAGGCGGGGCAGGGGACCGGGCGGCCCCGGCAGGGGAGGCAGGCCCCAGAGACGGTCCGAGTGGAAGTAA
- a CDS encoding cold shock domain-containing protein, with protein MLVAKGTVKWFNESKGYGFITTEEGRDVFAHYSSISGEGFKTLAEGDAVSFDVVDGDKGPKAMNIVKL; from the coding sequence ATGCTCGTGGCAAAGGGAACCGTGAAGTGGTTTAACGAGTCGAAGGGCTACGGCTTCATCACGACGGAAGAAGGCCGCGATGTCTTCGCTCATTATTCGTCCATCAGCGGCGAGGGGTTCAAGACCCTGGCCGAGGGCGACGCGGTGAGTTTCGATGTCGTGGACGGGGACAAGGGCCCGAAGGCGATGAACATCGTCAAGCTCTAG
- a CDS encoding bifunctional 3,4-dihydroxy-2-butanone-4-phosphate synthase/GTP cyclohydrolase II yields MKYAFNTIEEAVEEMRAGRMVILVDDEDRENEGDLCMAAEKVTPEAVNFMAKHGRGLICLSLTAEKVESLGLPLMTDQNSSPFGTAFTVSIEAKRGVSTGISAHDRATTILTAVGPDCTAKDLVRPGHVFPLRAKPGGVLQRAGQTEGSVDLARLAGLIPAGVICEIMNDDGTMARVPELMAFARTHGVSIVTVKDLITYRMKKELLVRRVADVVLPTEYGEFRGIAYANDVDTQVHLALVKGDILPGDRVLVRVHSECLTGDVFASRRCDCGEQLHSAMRQIEEEGKGVLLYMRQEGRGIGLANKLRAYELQDSGGLDTVEANIKLGFKADLRDYGIGAQMLVDLGVRDMRLITNNPKKIVGLEGYSLRVVERVPLETNPHEKNIRYLETKKKKLGHLLENV; encoded by the coding sequence ATGAAATACGCGTTCAATACCATCGAGGAAGCCGTCGAGGAGATGCGCGCCGGGCGGATGGTCATCCTGGTGGACGACGAGGACCGGGAGAACGAAGGGGACCTCTGCATGGCCGCCGAGAAGGTGACCCCCGAGGCGGTCAATTTCATGGCCAAGCACGGACGGGGGCTCATCTGCCTGTCGCTTACGGCCGAGAAGGTGGAGTCCCTGGGCCTTCCCCTCATGACCGACCAGAACAGCTCCCCCTTCGGCACGGCCTTTACCGTCTCCATCGAGGCCAAGAGGGGCGTGAGCACCGGCATCTCGGCCCACGACCGGGCCACCACCATCCTGACCGCCGTCGGGCCGGACTGCACGGCCAAGGACCTGGTCCGTCCGGGGCACGTTTTTCCCCTCAGGGCGAAGCCCGGCGGGGTGCTTCAGCGGGCGGGGCAGACCGAGGGCTCGGTGGACCTGGCCCGGCTGGCCGGCCTCATCCCGGCGGGGGTCATCTGCGAGATAATGAACGACGACGGCACCATGGCCCGGGTGCCCGAGCTCATGGCCTTCGCCCGGACCCACGGGGTCAGCATCGTCACCGTCAAGGACCTCATCACCTACCGGATGAAGAAGGAGCTCCTGGTCAGGCGGGTGGCCGACGTCGTGCTGCCCACCGAGTACGGGGAGTTCCGGGGCATCGCCTATGCCAACGACGTGGACACCCAGGTGCACCTGGCCCTGGTGAAGGGCGACATTCTCCCCGGCGACAGGGTGCTCGTGCGGGTGCACTCGGAGTGCCTGACGGGGGACGTCTTCGCCTCGCGGCGGTGCGACTGCGGGGAGCAGCTGCATTCGGCCATGCGCCAGATAGAGGAAGAAGGAAAGGGCGTCCTGCTTTACATGAGGCAGGAAGGGCGGGGCATCGGCCTGGCCAATAAGCTCCGGGCCTACGAGCTTCAGGACAGCGGCGGCCTGGACACCGTGGAGGCCAATATCAAGCTCGGGTTCAAGGCGGACCTGAGGGACTACGGCATCGGGGCCCAGATGCTCGTGGACCTGGGGGTCAGGGACATGCGCCTCATCACCAACAACCCGAAGAAGATCGTCGGCCTGGAGGGGTACAGCCTCCGCGTGGTGGAGCGCGTCCCCCTGGAGACCAATCCCCACGAAAAGAACATCCGTTACCTCGAGACCAAGAAGAAAAAGCTCGGACACCTGCTGGAGAACGTGTAG
- a CDS encoding riboflavin synthase has translation MFTGLVTEMGEVLSLRRRGTGAVLAVRAPGAARDAAVGDSIDVSGACLTVTSVSGEALVFDLSGETLSRTTLGGLRPGARVNIEPSLAASGKLGGHFVTGHVDAVGAIRRKARDGEMLSLTVEAPPEVAALLVEKGSVAVDGVSLTVVDVLGDAFTVVVVPHTAAVTTLGRKGAGDRVNLEADIIGKYVHRFLHERTGEADTLLKTLAREGFVGG, from the coding sequence GTGTTTACCGGACTGGTGACCGAGATGGGGGAGGTGCTCTCCCTCAGGCGGCGGGGCACCGGCGCGGTGCTGGCCGTGCGGGCGCCCGGGGCGGCCCGGGACGCGGCGGTGGGAGACAGCATCGACGTAAGCGGCGCCTGTCTCACCGTCACCTCCGTCTCGGGAGAGGCCCTCGTGTTCGACCTCTCGGGGGAAACGCTTTCCCGGACCACCCTGGGCGGGCTCAGGCCGGGGGCCCGGGTGAACATCGAGCCGTCGCTGGCGGCCTCGGGCAAGCTGGGCGGGCACTTCGTCACGGGGCACGTGGACGCCGTGGGCGCCATCAGGCGGAAGGCCCGTGACGGGGAGATGCTCTCCCTTACGGTCGAAGCCCCGCCGGAGGTGGCCGCGCTTCTGGTGGAGAAGGGCTCCGTGGCCGTGGACGGCGTCAGCCTCACCGTGGTGGACGTCCTCGGGGATGCCTTCACGGTGGTCGTCGTCCCCCACACGGCGGCCGTCACCACCCTGGGGCGGAAGGGCGCGGGGGACCGCGTGAACCTGGAGGCCGACATCATCGGCAAGTACGTCCACAGGTTCCTCCACGAGCGGACCGGGGAGGCCGACACGCTCTTGAAGACCCTGGCGCGGGAGGGCTTCGTCGGGGGCTGA
- the lepB gene encoding signal peptidase I, which translates to MLKTKKKSAEREYTAAIIVALLLALIIRAHAVQAFKIPTGSMENTLLVGDHLLVTKFIYGTNIPFTHGDILPVRDPERGDVVVFKYPENPKRDFIKRIVGVGGDVVESRDQKIYVNGVLQKEPYAIHLDRGSNPGESVPRDNFGPIVVPEGKYFMMGDNRDHSYDSRYWGFVDRDLIEGKALVIYWSWDGESHLPRLGRMAKLVE; encoded by the coding sequence TTGCTCAAGACGAAAAAGAAAAGCGCCGAAAGAGAATATACCGCTGCCATTATCGTCGCCCTGCTGCTTGCCCTGATAATCCGGGCGCATGCCGTGCAGGCCTTTAAAATCCCCACCGGCTCCATGGAAAACACCCTGCTCGTGGGCGACCACCTGCTGGTGACCAAGTTCATATACGGCACGAACATACCGTTCACCCATGGCGATATCCTCCCCGTGAGGGACCCTGAGCGGGGGGACGTCGTCGTCTTCAAGTACCCCGAGAACCCGAAGAGGGACTTCATCAAGCGCATCGTGGGCGTGGGCGGGGACGTCGTGGAGTCGCGGGACCAGAAGATTTACGTAAACGGGGTTCTGCAGAAGGAGCCCTACGCGATTCACCTGGACAGGGGCTCCAACCCCGGGGAGAGCGTCCCCCGGGACAATTTCGGCCCCATCGTGGTCCCGGAGGGGAAGTACTTCATGATGGGGGACAACCGGGACCACAGCTACGACAGCCGTTACTGGGGGTTTGTGGACAGGGACCTGATAGAGGGCAAGGCCCTCGTCATCTACTGGTCCTGGGACGGAGAGAGCCATCTGCCCAGGCTGGGCAGGATGGCGAAACTCGTGGAGTGA
- the lepA gene encoding translation elongation factor 4, whose translation MKKIAKKNIRNFSIVAHIDHGKSTLADRILERTGALSEKELSVKQVLDSMDLERERGITIKAHAVRLRYRARDGQDYILNLIDTPGHVDFSYEVSRSLASCEGALLVVDAAQGIEAQSLANAYLAIENNLEIIPVVNKIDLPAAEPERVRAEIAGALPLSAEEAILTSAKTGEGVDEVLEAIVKRLPPPEGSDEEPLRALIFDSWFDSYRGAVVLVRVFDGAVAKGTRIRLMSSRKEFEVTEVGVFGPRMEPVAALGAGEAGYLMAGIKNVSDTRVGDTITEAGRPAAAPLAGYKEIRPMVFSGLYPTEMARYEDLKDALEKLRLNDSSFLYEPESSHALGFGFRCGFLGLLHMEIIQERLEREFGLSLLCTTPTVRYRATDGKGNVHFVHNPAQWREDFRGMEEPYVKVVIFVPEGFVGPVMDLCQGRMGVQKDFRYAGKERIMLTYEMPLTEILWDFYDRLKTVSRGYASMDYEPLGYREAGLVRLDILINGEPVDALSLIVHGDKAYYRGRQVVEGLKGVIPRQMYEVAIQAAVGGRIIARETVKAMRKDVLAKCYGGDVTRKRKLLEKQKEGKKRMKQVGKVEIPQEAFLSVMKVT comes from the coding sequence ATGAAGAAGATAGCGAAGAAGAACATCCGGAACTTTTCCATCGTGGCCCACATAGACCACGGAAAGTCCACCCTGGCCGACCGCATCCTGGAGCGCACCGGGGCCCTCTCGGAGAAGGAGCTTTCCGTCAAGCAGGTCCTGGACTCCATGGACCTGGAGCGGGAGCGGGGCATCACCATCAAGGCCCATGCCGTCCGCCTCCGCTACAGGGCGCGGGACGGGCAGGACTACATCCTGAACCTCATAGACACCCCCGGGCACGTGGATTTCTCCTACGAGGTCTCCCGCTCCCTGGCCTCCTGCGAGGGGGCGCTCCTCGTGGTGGACGCGGCCCAGGGCATCGAGGCCCAGAGCCTGGCCAACGCCTACCTGGCCATCGAGAACAACCTGGAAATCATCCCCGTCGTCAACAAAATAGACCTCCCCGCCGCCGAGCCCGAGCGCGTGCGGGCGGAGATTGCCGGGGCCCTGCCCCTTTCGGCGGAGGAGGCCATCCTGACGAGCGCCAAGACGGGCGAGGGGGTGGACGAGGTCCTGGAGGCCATCGTCAAGCGCCTTCCCCCGCCCGAGGGCAGCGACGAAGAGCCCCTGAGGGCCCTCATCTTCGATTCCTGGTTCGACAGCTACCGGGGGGCCGTGGTCCTGGTGCGGGTGTTCGACGGGGCGGTCGCAAAGGGCACGCGCATCCGCCTGATGAGCAGCCGGAAGGAATTCGAGGTGACCGAGGTGGGCGTGTTCGGCCCCAGGATGGAGCCCGTGGCCGCCTTGGGCGCAGGGGAGGCGGGCTACCTCATGGCCGGCATCAAGAACGTCTCGGATACCAGGGTGGGCGACACCATCACGGAGGCCGGCAGGCCGGCCGCCGCCCCCCTGGCGGGATACAAGGAGATACGGCCCATGGTCTTCAGCGGCCTCTACCCCACCGAGATGGCCCGGTACGAGGACCTCAAGGACGCCCTGGAGAAGCTGAGGCTCAACGACTCCTCCTTCCTCTACGAGCCCGAGAGCTCGCATGCCCTGGGGTTTGGCTTCCGGTGCGGGTTCCTGGGGCTCCTGCACATGGAGATCATCCAGGAGCGCCTGGAGCGGGAGTTCGGCCTTTCCCTCCTGTGTACCACCCCCACGGTGCGCTACCGGGCCACCGACGGGAAGGGCAACGTCCATTTCGTCCATAACCCGGCCCAGTGGCGCGAGGATTTCAGAGGGATGGAGGAGCCGTACGTCAAGGTTGTCATCTTCGTCCCGGAGGGCTTCGTGGGCCCGGTGATGGACCTCTGCCAGGGGCGGATGGGGGTGCAGAAGGACTTCCGCTACGCCGGAAAGGAGCGCATCATGCTCACCTATGAGATGCCCCTTACGGAAATCCTCTGGGACTTCTACGACAGGCTCAAGACGGTCTCCCGGGGCTACGCCTCCATGGACTACGAGCCCCTGGGTTACAGGGAGGCCGGCCTGGTCCGCCTGGACATTCTCATAAACGGCGAGCCCGTGGACGCCCTTTCCTTGATAGTCCATGGAGATAAAGCTTATTATAGAGGGAGGCAGGTCGTGGAGGGCCTGAAGGGCGTCATCCCGCGGCAGATGTACGAAGTGGCCATCCAGGCCGCCGTGGGGGGCCGGATCATAGCCCGCGAGACGGTCAAGGCCATGAGAAAGGACGTCCTGGCCAAGTGCTACGGCGGCGACGTCACCAGGAAGCGGAAGCTCCTGGAGAAGCAAAAAGAAGGAAAAAAGAGGATGAAGCAGGTGGGCAAGGTGGAAATCCCCCAGGAGGCCTTCCTCTCCGTCATGAAGGTGACATAA
- a CDS encoding ROK family protein — protein MENDIAIGVDLGGTNIRAAVVGGEGKILRKLKASSAGDPIRALAGMVAELRGQYPGVRGVGLGTAGLVDRRGLRVIHSPNIPALAGRSFRSLNLGLPLVVENDANAAALGERWMGAGREFQDFVLFTLGTGIGGGIVQGGRLLGVAAEVGHMVIERDGERCSCGNNGCLEQYAAARAIVQWLVREVEGGRESLLLETMGGRLHGATARDVAGAAREGDPLAREALRRAGRALGVGIANMVNLLAPEAVILTGGLVGAWDIYVEEAVREASRRSMPGLFEGLRILPSALGADDAGVLGAAALVLENA, from the coding sequence ATGGAAAACGATATCGCCATAGGGGTGGACCTCGGGGGCACGAACATCCGGGCTGCCGTGGTCGGCGGGGAGGGGAAAATCCTGAGGAAACTCAAGGCCTCCTCGGCTGGTGACCCCATAAGGGCTCTTGCCGGGATGGTGGCCGAGCTCCGCGGCCAGTACCCCGGCGTCCGGGGCGTGGGCCTGGGGACGGCGGGCCTGGTGGACAGGCGGGGGCTCCGGGTCATCCACTCGCCGAACATCCCGGCCCTCGCGGGCAGGAGCTTCCGCTCCCTGAACCTGGGCCTTCCCCTGGTGGTGGAAAACGACGCCAACGCCGCCGCCCTGGGGGAGCGCTGGATGGGGGCGGGGCGCGAGTTTCAGGACTTCGTGCTCTTCACCCTGGGCACGGGCATAGGCGGCGGCATCGTGCAGGGAGGCAGGCTCCTCGGGGTGGCCGCCGAGGTGGGCCACATGGTGATTGAGCGGGACGGGGAGCGCTGCTCCTGCGGCAACAACGGCTGCCTGGAGCAGTACGCGGCTGCCCGCGCCATCGTGCAGTGGCTGGTGAGAGAAGTGGAGGGGGGACGTGAGAGCCTCCTTCTGGAGACCATGGGAGGGCGCCTGCACGGCGCCACGGCCAGGGACGTGGCCGGGGCCGCCCGGGAGGGCGACCCCCTGGCCCGGGAGGCCCTCAGAAGGGCCGGAAGGGCCCTGGGCGTGGGCATCGCCAACATGGTGAACCTCCTCGCTCCGGAGGCCGTCATCCTCACCGGCGGCCTCGTGGGGGCCTGGGACATCTATGTCGAGGAGGCCGTGAGAGAGGCCTCCCGCCGGAGCATGCCCGGGCTCTTCGAAGGCCTCCGCATACTGCCCTCGGCCCTGGGGGCAGATGACGCCGGCGTGCTGGGGGCCGCGGCCCTCGTGCTGGAGAACGCGTGA
- a CDS encoding MBL fold metallo-hydrolase, with amino-acid sequence MVIRAVSLQSGSNGNCLYVEAGGARLIFDAGIPGSRVEAGLRALGREVRDVDAVIISHDHADHVLKAGVFQRKFGLPLFFTPRTLEEALARHPLGKLRDVHYFLAGGTLAFGEARVRSIPTRHDGVDGAGFVVTAGGKSLGILTDLGHAFQGLGEVLSTLDGVFLESNYDPEMLRRGPYPRSLKRRIEGPGGHLSNREAAELLREYGKGLRWACLAHLSETNNALALALRTHRSILAPGLPLRVASRYAPTGVLTL; translated from the coding sequence ATGGTCATCAGGGCGGTCTCTCTTCAGTCCGGGAGCAACGGCAACTGCCTCTACGTGGAGGCCGGAGGGGCCCGCCTCATCTTCGATGCCGGCATCCCGGGCTCGCGCGTGGAGGCCGGGCTGCGGGCCCTGGGCAGGGAGGTGCGGGACGTGGACGCCGTCATCATCTCCCACGACCACGCCGACCACGTCCTGAAGGCCGGGGTCTTCCAGAGGAAGTTCGGGCTGCCCCTTTTCTTCACGCCGCGCACCCTGGAGGAAGCCCTCGCGCGCCATCCCCTGGGGAAGCTCCGGGACGTGCATTATTTTCTTGCCGGGGGGACGCTCGCCTTCGGCGAGGCCCGGGTGCGCTCCATCCCCACGCGCCATGACGGGGTGGACGGGGCGGGCTTCGTGGTGACGGCCGGCGGGAAGAGCCTGGGCATCCTGACCGACCTGGGCCATGCCTTCCAGGGGCTGGGCGAGGTCCTGAGCACCCTGGACGGCGTCTTCCTCGAGAGCAACTACGACCCGGAGATGCTCAGGCGGGGCCCCTACCCCCGGAGCCTCAAGAGGCGCATAGAGGGGCCCGGCGGACACCTGTCCAACAGGGAAGCGGCGGAGCTTCTGAGGGAATATGGAAAAGGGCTCAGGTGGGCCTGCCTGGCCCACCTCTCGGAAACGAACAACGCGCTGGCCCTGGCCTTGCGCACCCACCGGAGCATTCTCGCCCCGGGCCTTCCCCTTCGGGTGGCAAGCCGCTACGCCCCCACGGGTGTGCTTACCCTTTAG